A stretch of Desulfurivibrio alkaliphilus AHT 2 DNA encodes these proteins:
- a CDS encoding YeiH family protein encodes MSDQAKKGISDAIKEEESALQKGKSKWEDLWKKEDWWANWLGAFLLLLGVAFFLYSPPENMKEIIAHNQAIMEAEQQRAPFPTIEYKEAERKLSGLQARRTPLGQNLATLLQRPKRWDSSPGQSFILTEEAAAERRAAAQPRFEEAQQRRIEARDRAEEAQAAAEAANFKDPALNQAADEAIEAWGGAVRAESRARSAATIKPYNVFPSMIALMVVLALLFSVGMRFMGQKVGGFFIGFPFIFALSIIAYFIASHSFSTQYGLSYVLWAVLLGLLISNTVGTPKWAKPAVQVEYYIKTGLVLLGGSILFGLILMIGAPGIVIAWGVTPTVLIIGYWVGERFIRLPSKPLNVTIAAAASVCGVSAAIAAAAASRAKNEELTIAVGLSIAFTAIMMFAMPALVLALGMNPIVGGAWIGGTVDSTGAVVAAGELLGAGAMYTAATLKMIQNVMIGIIAFAIAAYWATRVETAGSNVKLTFGGAMKEIWTRFPKFVIGFIGASVLFTIIYELMGDQVGNAIISEGALRGWANPLRGWMFCMAFVSIGLATNFRELAKYFEGGKILYHYAFTQGFNVVLTLFLAWLMFMVAFPGITEHLMTIR; translated from the coding sequence ATGTCTGATCAAGCTAAGAAAGGCATCAGCGATGCCATTAAAGAGGAAGAAAGCGCTCTGCAAAAGGGCAAGAGCAAATGGGAAGATCTCTGGAAAAAGGAAGACTGGTGGGCCAACTGGCTGGGCGCCTTTCTGCTCCTGCTGGGGGTGGCCTTCTTTTTGTACAGCCCGCCTGAGAACATGAAGGAGATCATCGCCCACAACCAGGCGATCATGGAGGCCGAGCAACAGCGGGCCCCCTTCCCCACCATTGAATATAAGGAGGCTGAACGCAAACTCAGCGGTCTGCAAGCCCGCCGCACGCCTTTAGGGCAAAACCTGGCCACCTTGCTGCAACGGCCCAAGCGCTGGGACAGCTCGCCGGGTCAGTCCTTTATCCTGACTGAAGAGGCGGCGGCCGAGCGCCGGGCGGCAGCCCAGCCCCGTTTTGAAGAGGCCCAGCAGCGCCGCATCGAGGCCCGGGACCGGGCCGAGGAGGCCCAGGCGGCGGCCGAAGCGGCCAACTTTAAGGACCCGGCCCTCAATCAGGCCGCCGATGAAGCCATCGAGGCCTGGGGCGGGGCGGTGAGAGCCGAATCCCGGGCCCGCAGTGCGGCCACCATCAAGCCTTACAATGTCTTCCCTTCGATGATTGCACTGATGGTCGTGCTCGCCCTGCTCTTCTCGGTGGGCATGCGCTTCATGGGCCAGAAGGTGGGCGGCTTTTTCATCGGCTTCCCCTTTATCTTCGCGCTCAGCATCATCGCCTACTTTATCGCCAGCCACAGTTTTTCCACCCAGTACGGGCTGAGCTACGTGCTGTGGGCGGTACTGCTGGGGCTGCTGATCAGTAACACGGTGGGCACCCCCAAGTGGGCCAAACCGGCGGTCCAGGTGGAATATTACATTAAAACCGGCCTGGTGCTGCTGGGCGGCAGTATTCTCTTTGGCCTGATCCTGATGATCGGCGCACCGGGCATCGTCATCGCCTGGGGTGTAACCCCGACGGTTTTGATCATCGGTTACTGGGTGGGGGAAAGATTCATCAGGCTGCCCTCCAAACCCCTTAACGTCACCATCGCCGCCGCCGCCAGCGTCTGCGGGGTCTCGGCGGCCATTGCCGCCGCGGCGGCCAGCCGGGCCAAAAACGAGGAGCTGACCATCGCCGTGGGCCTCTCCATCGCCTTTACCGCCATCATGATGTTCGCCATGCCGGCCCTGGTGCTGGCCCTGGGGATGAACCCCATCGTGGGCGGCGCCTGGATCGGCGGCACGGTGGACTCCACCGGCGCGGTGGTGGCGGCCGGCGAGTTGCTGGGAGCGGGGGCCATGTACACCGCCGCCACCCTGAAGATGATCCAGAACGTAATGATCGGCATCATCGCCTTCGCCATCGCCGCTTACTGGGCCACCCGGGTGGAAACCGCAGGCAGCAACGTGAAGCTGACCTTCGGCGGGGCCATGAAGGAAATCTGGACCCGCTTCCCCAAGTTCGTCATCGGCTTCATCGGCGCTTCCGTGCTTTTCACCATCATCTACGAGCTGATGGGAGACCAGGTGGGCAATGCCATCATCAGCGAAGGCGCCCTGCGCGGCTGGGCCAACCCCCTGCGCGGCTGGATGTTCTGCATGGCCTTCGTCAGCATCGGGCTGGCCACCAACTTCCGCGAACTGGCCAAGTACTTTGAAGGCGGCAAGATTCTCTACCACTACGCCTTCACCCAGGGCTTCAACGTAGTCCTGACCCTGTTCCTGGCCTGGCTGATGTTCATGGTCGCCTTCCCCGGCATCACCGAACATCTGATGACCATTCGTTAA
- a CDS encoding universal stress protein gives MNFLVPHDGSEHAFRALEEAVKLSQKLGGETNIEVLIVVPDLCLVDVGIDECNIITNTLYKEAQGIKAKINEKLASLGTKAEVRIEAGSEVDSILKCADGCQADFIVIGAAGKHGSGRGRLGSVADKVVSKSDRSVMIIR, from the coding sequence ATGAATTTTTTAGTCCCCCACGACGGCTCGGAACATGCCTTCAGGGCTTTGGAAGAGGCAGTGAAGCTCTCGCAAAAGCTGGGAGGTGAAACCAACATTGAGGTGCTGATCGTGGTACCTGATCTTTGCCTGGTGGACGTGGGCATCGATGAGTGCAACATCATCACCAACACTCTCTACAAGGAGGCCCAGGGAATCAAGGCCAAAATCAACGAAAAGTTGGCGTCTTTGGGAACCAAAGCCGAAGTCCGCATCGAGGCGGGCAGCGAGGTTGACAGTATCCTGAAATGCGCCGATGGGTGCCAGGCCGACTTCATCGTCATTGGAGCCGCTGGCAAACACGGCTCCGGACGCGGCCGGCTGGGCAGCGTGGCCGACAAGGTGGTCAGCAAAAGCGACCGCAGTGTCATGATTATCCGTTAA
- a CDS encoding c-type heme family protein, translating into MQASDYRRPDGEREKEGFAFSIGRRLHDSVGIQFKFLVGTGLILLLNCLLIVLIVYQQEKGQLEDRAFAQSELVMAAVEASRAYVREELRPAMYLHLGNEQFVPEAMSTSYVGRAVMERFAPAMAEEYQYRRVALQARNPSYEANELERRMIDYFNQHPAESEWRGLVKVDGVEKFKRFRPVVFEAECLYCHGSPADAPEGLVAFYGDTLGFNRKPGELAGVVAVGVPVASALADAKEKAFAVFWLVFMGMALVFILLSLFFHRMVLISLRGVLDIFREQEENGFAVPPLVPAPPAAKGAMVKGEDGYTGYSLGIIRGLVGKDELVELTAAACNMAEDLRRTREQLRQYNRELERRVAERTRALRESEARLLQQELEKKIQQTEKMVAMGQLVAGLAHEINNPLGIIICYVDLVKRQPNLSPRALQDLEVIGKQARGCKRIVGDLLDFARSGESRKQPADLNRIIEEVAGIVAPQFGKQGVAINLELAPGLPWLELDENKIKQVFLNLLLNARQAMQDEGGEIEIKSLLLAPSGPVRIEVRDNGPGIESEDLSKIFDPFFSTKRTGEGTGLGLSVSYGIVKEHGGEIRVASRIGQWTCFTIDLPVSDHGAPHLATISPA; encoded by the coding sequence ATGCAGGCGAGTGACTATAGAAGACCGGATGGCGAGCGGGAAAAGGAGGGGTTTGCCTTCTCGATTGGACGCCGGCTGCATGATTCGGTGGGGATACAGTTCAAGTTCCTGGTGGGTACCGGCTTGATTCTGTTGCTTAACTGTCTGCTCATTGTTCTGATCGTATACCAGCAAGAGAAGGGACAGTTGGAGGATCGGGCCTTTGCCCAGTCGGAACTGGTGATGGCGGCGGTGGAAGCCAGCCGGGCCTACGTGCGGGAGGAGCTGCGGCCGGCCATGTATCTGCACCTGGGTAATGAGCAGTTTGTGCCCGAGGCCATGAGCACTTCTTATGTCGGGCGGGCGGTCATGGAGCGCTTCGCTCCCGCCATGGCGGAAGAGTACCAGTATCGCCGGGTAGCGCTGCAGGCACGCAATCCCAGCTACGAGGCCAACGAGTTGGAGCGCCGGATGATCGATTATTTCAACCAGCATCCGGCTGAGTCGGAATGGCGCGGTTTGGTGAAAGTGGATGGGGTGGAAAAATTCAAGCGTTTCCGGCCGGTGGTTTTTGAGGCCGAGTGCCTGTATTGTCATGGCAGTCCGGCCGACGCCCCGGAGGGTTTGGTGGCCTTCTATGGTGATACTCTGGGTTTTAACCGCAAGCCCGGCGAACTGGCCGGCGTAGTGGCGGTGGGGGTGCCGGTGGCCAGTGCCCTGGCCGATGCCAAGGAGAAGGCCTTTGCGGTTTTTTGGTTGGTCTTCATGGGCATGGCCCTGGTTTTTATTCTGCTGAGCCTGTTTTTTCACCGTATGGTACTGATCAGCCTGCGCGGGGTGTTGGATATTTTCCGGGAACAGGAGGAAAATGGCTTTGCGGTGCCGCCGCTTGTGCCGGCGCCGCCGGCCGCCAAGGGTGCGATGGTGAAAGGTGAAGATGGCTATACCGGTTACAGTTTGGGCATTATCCGGGGGCTGGTCGGCAAGGATGAGTTGGTGGAGCTGACGGCGGCGGCCTGCAATATGGCCGAGGACCTGCGCCGGACCCGGGAGCAGTTGCGGCAGTATAACCGGGAGCTGGAGCGGCGGGTGGCTGAGCGCACCCGGGCCCTGCGGGAGTCTGAGGCTAGATTGCTGCAGCAGGAACTGGAGAAAAAGATCCAGCAGACGGAGAAGATGGTGGCCATGGGGCAGTTGGTGGCGGGTCTGGCGCACGAGATCAACAACCCGCTGGGGATCATTATCTGCTATGTTGACCTGGTTAAGCGCCAGCCCAACCTGAGTCCCCGGGCTTTGCAGGACCTGGAGGTGATCGGCAAACAGGCCAGGGGCTGCAAACGGATTGTCGGCGATCTGCTGGACTTTGCCCGCAGCGGTGAAAGCCGCAAGCAACCGGCGGATCTCAACCGGATCATCGAGGAGGTGGCCGGCATTGTCGCCCCGCAATTCGGCAAACAAGGGGTGGCCATCAATCTGGAGCTGGCCCCGGGTCTGCCCTGGTTGGAACTGGATGAGAACAAGATTAAACAGGTTTTTCTCAATCTGCTGCTCAACGCCCGCCAGGCCATGCAGGATGAGGGTGGCGAGATTGAAATCAAAAGCCTGCTGCTGGCCCCCTCGGGGCCGGTGCGGATTGAAGTTCGGGACAACGGCCCGGGGATCGAGAGCGAGGATCTGAGCAAAATCTTCGACCCCTTTTTCAGCACCAAGCGCACCGGCGAGGGTACCGGGTTGGGGCTGTCGGTTAGTTACGGGATCGTCAAAGAACACGGCGGCGAGATCAGGGTGGCCAGCCGGATTGGCCAGTGGACCTGTTTCACCATTGATTTGCCGGTAAGCGATCACGGGGCACCCCACCTTGCGACGATCAGCCCGGCGTAG
- a CDS encoding sigma-54-dependent transcriptional regulator, whose translation MTSRLLIIDDEADLLAALARILPAELAELQVETASKAEAGLALIREQSIDVLLLDIRMPEVSGLDLLSEVKKIDPWVTVVMMTAYGSIETAVTAVKRGAYDFITKPFEIPDLVMVLQKALERSRLIRENMNLRQRLPEQAGFAGLIGQSPRMRKLYEGVQALARTDYSVLIRGESGTGKELVARAIHQLSKRGQRPMVTVNCPAIPENLLESELFGHKKGAFTGADKDHAGLFLEADGSTLLLDEIGDIPVSVQTKLLRALQEREIRPVGGDKPRSVDVRIISSTNQDLEAKIKAHSFREDLYYRLNVVTLHTPSLAEIPEDVPLLADYCLRVVCRELELPPKSFSVAALQEIARRPWPGNVRQLQNFVRRMVLFAPDQEIGLPEIGAVEEQSVGPAGGNGGGEGRPAIEPYLQSKDKLLERFTADYVKQLLTMTQGNVTQAADMAGLSRVALQKIIRRQKLRAEDFR comes from the coding sequence ATGACTTCCCGTTTACTGATTATCGATGATGAGGCCGACCTGCTGGCGGCCCTGGCCCGGATTTTACCGGCGGAACTGGCCGAGTTGCAGGTGGAAACCGCCAGTAAGGCGGAGGCCGGGCTGGCGCTGATCCGGGAGCAGAGTATCGACGTGCTGTTGCTGGATATCCGGATGCCGGAGGTCAGCGGCCTGGATTTGCTGAGCGAAGTTAAAAAAATCGACCCCTGGGTGACGGTGGTGATGATGACCGCTTATGGCAGCATAGAAACGGCGGTGACGGCGGTCAAGCGCGGGGCCTATGACTTTATCACCAAACCCTTTGAAATTCCCGACCTGGTAATGGTTTTGCAAAAGGCCCTGGAGCGCAGCCGGTTGATTCGGGAAAACATGAATTTGCGCCAGCGGCTGCCGGAGCAGGCCGGTTTTGCCGGCTTGATCGGCCAGTCCCCGCGGATGCGCAAGCTTTACGAGGGGGTCCAGGCCCTGGCTCGCACCGACTACAGCGTCTTGATCCGTGGGGAATCGGGCACCGGCAAGGAGCTGGTGGCCCGGGCCATTCATCAATTGAGCAAGCGCGGACAGCGGCCCATGGTCACCGTCAACTGCCCGGCGATCCCCGAGAACCTGCTGGAAAGCGAGCTTTTCGGCCACAAGAAAGGGGCCTTCACCGGAGCGGACAAGGACCATGCCGGCCTTTTTCTTGAGGCTGACGGCTCCACCCTGCTGCTGGATGAGATCGGCGATATCCCGGTGAGTGTGCAGACCAAGTTGCTGCGGGCCCTGCAGGAGCGGGAAATTCGCCCGGTGGGCGGCGATAAGCCCCGCAGTGTGGATGTTCGCATCATCTCCAGCACCAATCAGGATCTGGAGGCCAAGATCAAAGCGCACAGCTTCCGGGAAGATCTTTACTATCGCTTGAATGTCGTTACCCTGCACACGCCTTCGCTGGCCGAGATTCCCGAAGATGTGCCGCTGCTGGCCGATTACTGCCTGCGGGTGGTTTGCCGGGAGCTGGAGTTGCCCCCTAAAAGCTTCAGTGTCGCGGCGCTGCAGGAAATCGCCCGCCGCCCGTGGCCGGGCAATGTGCGCCAGTTGCAGAATTTTGTCCGCCGCATGGTGCTTTTTGCCCCCGACCAGGAGATCGGATTGCCCGAGATCGGCGCGGTGGAAGAGCAGAGCGTGGGGCCGGCGGGGGGTAACGGCGGGGGAGAAGGACGTCCGGCCATCGAGCCTTACCTGCAGAGCAAGGATAAGCTGCTGGAGCGTTTTACCGCCGATTATGTCAAGCAGTTGCTGACCATGACCCAGGGCAATGTGACCCAGGCGGCGGATATGGCGGGGCTGAGCCGGGTGGCCCTGCAGAAAATCATCCGGCGGCAGAAGTTGCGCGCCGAAGATTTCCGCTGA
- a CDS encoding uracil-DNA glycosylase yields MSNQSAPQTRRLPLRRLLTDLQGLVLLHRELGVDAYPASPGLLRLLQPSCQGRQGRDSAKTGELGAAKSPAPPARPRSSKSAEAEREVPDLTVLAAQLQDCRQCPHHQWRQKVIFGQGSAEARLLLIAGYPGAAEEGAGLPCQGAAGELLDRMLAAIQLSRRQIYLTTLVKCIPEAARQAATSPAPPEPAAISACLPFLQQQIAAIRPALICTLGPLPAQALLRTGKHLLQLRGRFHQYRDIPLMPTLAPDFLLHNPEMKKYAWQDLQLIQKFLQKN; encoded by the coding sequence ATGAGCAATCAGTCCGCGCCTCAAACCCGGCGCCTCCCTTTGCGGCGCCTGTTGACCGATTTGCAAGGCCTGGTGCTGCTGCACCGGGAATTGGGGGTCGATGCCTACCCGGCCTCCCCCGGCCTGTTGCGCCTGCTGCAGCCCTCTTGCCAAGGGCGGCAGGGGCGGGACAGCGCCAAAACAGGCGAGCTGGGGGCGGCCAAGTCACCGGCGCCTCCCGCTCGCCCCCGCTCCTCGAAATCGGCGGAGGCCGAGCGGGAAGTCCCGGACCTGACCGTGCTGGCCGCACAGCTTCAGGATTGCCGGCAGTGCCCCCACCATCAATGGCGCCAAAAAGTTATCTTCGGCCAGGGGAGCGCCGAAGCCAGGCTGCTGCTGATCGCCGGCTATCCCGGCGCCGCCGAAGAAGGCGCCGGTCTGCCTTGCCAGGGGGCAGCCGGGGAACTGCTGGACCGGATGCTGGCGGCCATCCAGCTCAGCCGCCGGCAGATTTATCTAACCACCCTGGTCAAGTGCATCCCGGAAGCGGCCAGGCAAGCCGCAACCTCACCCGCCCCCCCCGAGCCGGCGGCGATCAGCGCCTGCCTGCCTTTTTTGCAGCAGCAGATCGCGGCCATCCGCCCGGCCCTGATCTGCACATTAGGGCCGCTGCCGGCCCAGGCCTTGCTGCGCACCGGCAAACACCTGCTGCAACTGCGGGGCCGCTTCCACCAGTACCGCGACATCCCCCTGATGCCCACCCTGGCCCCGGATTTTTTACTGCACAACCCGGAAATGAAAAAATACGCCTGGCAGGACCTGCAACTGATTCAAAAATTCCTCCAAAAAAACTGA
- a CDS encoding nitroreductase family protein, whose amino-acid sequence METIKAIESRRAIKHFDPNHRMSEAEEHQLLSLALLSPTAFNIQNWRFVLVKDPILRQLIRAEAWDQAQVTDASLLIILCADLLSWEKNPQRYWHNATPEVQEFLLPAIEFYYRDKPQVQRDEAMRSCGIAAQTLMLAARSMGYDSCPMDGFDYEAVARLINLPEDHVVTMFVAVGKGIKPAWPRGGQLPLEEVVMVDRF is encoded by the coding sequence ATGGAGACCATCAAGGCCATTGAAAGCAGGCGGGCCATCAAGCATTTCGACCCCAATCATCGCATGAGCGAGGCCGAAGAACACCAACTGCTGTCTTTGGCCCTGCTTTCACCAACCGCCTTCAATATTCAGAACTGGCGATTTGTGCTGGTAAAGGATCCCATCCTGCGCCAGCTGATCCGGGCCGAGGCCTGGGATCAGGCCCAGGTGACCGATGCTTCGCTGCTCATCATTTTGTGCGCCGATCTGCTCAGCTGGGAAAAAAATCCGCAACGCTACTGGCACAACGCAACCCCGGAGGTGCAGGAGTTCCTGCTGCCGGCCATAGAATTTTATTACCGGGACAAGCCTCAGGTTCAGCGGGATGAGGCCATGCGCTCCTGCGGCATTGCCGCCCAGACCCTGATGCTGGCGGCCCGGAGCATGGGGTATGACTCCTGCCCCATGGACGGTTTTGATTACGAGGCGGTGGCACGGCTGATCAACCTGCCCGAGGATCATGTGGTAACGATGTTTGTGGCCGTCGGCAAGGGCATTAAACCGGCCTGGCCGCGCGGCGGCCAATTGCCTTTGGAAGAAGTGGTGATGGTTGATCGTTTTTAA
- a CDS encoding MucR family transcriptional regulator has translation MAKSLVEMAAELVQAQCSSTSLTAEEMAQSLQATYNVLHNLQQDESRGVAADVGLAKPALTGSPEKSIQKHKIVCLECGEEFKTLSSKHLQTHGLTGREYRQKWGLSLRQPLCARELTDRRKKLGKARGLPDNLRKSIAARSGKTTTKASAGTKKATAGAGKKTTTRKSKPSAAAKSAATKS, from the coding sequence ATGGCAAAATCATTGGTTGAAATGGCGGCGGAACTGGTTCAGGCTCAATGTTCATCAACCAGCCTGACGGCGGAAGAAATGGCCCAGTCTTTACAGGCCACCTACAATGTGCTGCATAATTTGCAGCAGGACGAGTCCCGCGGGGTGGCCGCCGATGTCGGCTTGGCTAAACCGGCTTTAACCGGCAGCCCGGAGAAGTCGATCCAAAAGCACAAGATCGTCTGCCTGGAATGCGGTGAAGAGTTCAAGACCCTCTCCTCCAAGCATCTCCAGACCCATGGCCTGACCGGTCGTGAATACCGCCAAAAATGGGGTCTGTCTTTGCGTCAGCCCTTGTGCGCCAGGGAGTTGACCGACCGGCGCAAGAAGTTGGGCAAGGCCCGGGGGCTGCCGGACAATCTGCGCAAATCCATTGCCGCTCGCAGCGGCAAAACTACCACCAAGGCCTCTGCCGGCACCAAGAAGGCCACCGCCGGTGCCGGGAAGAAGACCACCACCCGCAAGAGCAAGCCCTCTGCTGCCGCCAAGTCGGCTGCCACTAAATCTTGA
- the murI gene encoding glutamate racemase, with protein sequence MIGVFDSGVGGMTVARAIEQALPDYRLVYFGDLARTPYGSKSSDTISRYSCQNVDFLLSRGAKIIVVACNSAASVAAANLRAAYDLPIFEVIGPAVAQAARFSSRGRVGVIGTRATIRSGVYEQLLQQQNAGCRVFSAACPLLVPLVEEGWLDKRETKMILRRYLAPLKQQQVDTLVLGCTHYPLLKELIQRRIGRRVRVIDSSQALAAELAAFLNANPAVATTLSRREEGENLYYVSDVTEAAHHTARRIFGRSIDLRAATGTGDV encoded by the coding sequence ATGATTGGTGTTTTTGATTCCGGGGTGGGCGGTATGACGGTGGCCCGGGCCATCGAGCAGGCCCTGCCCGATTACCGCCTGGTCTATTTTGGGGATCTGGCCCGTACCCCCTACGGCTCCAAGAGCTCGGATACCATTTCCCGCTACTCCTGCCAGAATGTCGATTTCCTGCTCTCCCGCGGGGCTAAAATCATCGTGGTGGCCTGTAACTCGGCGGCCAGTGTGGCGGCGGCCAACCTGCGCGCCGCTTACGATCTGCCCATCTTTGAAGTCATCGGCCCGGCGGTGGCCCAGGCCGCCCGTTTCAGCTCCCGGGGCCGGGTTGGGGTGATCGGCACTCGGGCCACCATCCGCAGCGGGGTTTACGAGCAGTTGCTGCAGCAGCAAAACGCCGGCTGCCGGGTTTTTTCCGCCGCCTGCCCGCTGCTGGTGCCCCTGGTGGAAGAAGGCTGGCTGGATAAACGGGAAACCAAGATGATCCTGCGCCGCTATCTGGCGCCCTTGAAACAGCAGCAGGTGGATACCCTGGTGCTGGGCTGCACTCATTATCCCTTGCTCAAAGAGCTGATCCAGCGGCGGATCGGCCGCCGGGTCCGGGTTATTGATTCTTCCCAGGCCCTGGCCGCCGAACTGGCCGCCTTCCTTAACGCCAACCCGGCGGTGGCTACCACCTTGAGTCGCCGGGAGGAAGGTGAAAACCTCTATTATGTTTCCGATGTCACCGAAGCGGCCCATCATACCGCCCGGCGGATCTTCGGCCGTTCCATCGATTTGCGGGCCGCCACCGGCACCGGTGATGTGTAA
- a CDS encoding LolA family protein, producing MFCSAREMVFDRRRLLLPLLLILLLFADRSTVEAEADPDPEKLAGRLQEIYDQVTGFKAEFQQRTAMPMSRRQRAGEGTVMFRKPHQMRWEYAAPDHQVLVGDGKEVHFYSARSNQLMISEVDTYLDSDVTYAFFAGTGDILRDFAVTAVPERERPALPAGYHALRLEPRELHSQVEYLDLLVGGEPFFIRRLDIVDHFGSVTTLEFSRVELDPELPADFYRFEPPEEVEILRN from the coding sequence ATGTTTTGCTCTGCCCGTGAAATGGTGTTTGATCGCCGGCGCCTGCTGCTGCCCCTTTTGTTGATCCTGCTGCTGTTTGCTGACCGCTCAACGGTGGAGGCTGAAGCGGATCCCGACCCGGAGAAGCTGGCCGGCCGGCTGCAGGAGATTTATGACCAGGTTACCGGTTTCAAAGCCGAGTTTCAGCAACGGACGGCCATGCCCATGAGCCGCCGCCAGCGGGCGGGAGAAGGCACGGTGATGTTTCGCAAGCCCCATCAGATGCGCTGGGAATATGCCGCGCCGGATCACCAGGTGCTGGTGGGGGACGGTAAAGAGGTGCATTTCTATTCGGCCCGCAGCAACCAGTTGATGATCAGCGAGGTGGATACCTACCTGGACTCCGATGTTACTTACGCCTTTTTTGCCGGCACCGGCGACATCTTACGGGATTTTGCGGTAACGGCGGTGCCGGAGCGGGAACGGCCGGCGCTGCCCGCCGGTTACCACGCCCTGCGCCTGGAGCCCCGCGAACTGCATTCCCAGGTGGAGTATCTTGATCTGCTGGTGGGGGGCGAGCCCTTCTTCATTCGGCGGTTGGATATCGTCGACCATTTCGGCAGCGTTACCACCCTGGAATTTTCCAGAGTTGAACTGGACCCGGAGCTACCCGCTGATTTTTACCGTTTTGAGCCGCCGGAGGAAGTGGAAATTTTGCGCAACTAA
- a CDS encoding metallophosphoesterase gives MRIAVISDTHDHIANLRAAVTYCNSYQVGLIIHCGDLVSPFMLSELAAFGGAVHLVYGNNPGDKHLISQFCGTRFPGLTHHGDFGALEAAGLKFAFTHYPQLARGMAAQGNFDVVCCGHNHRYQVEKIGETLLINPGELLGKDDQPGFAVLDALSRQVERVEIGDRRQAGVDGK, from the coding sequence ATGCGGATTGCAGTTATTTCCGACACCCATGATCATATCGCCAACCTGCGGGCGGCGGTGACCTACTGCAACTCATACCAGGTGGGGTTGATCATCCATTGCGGTGATCTGGTTTCCCCTTTCATGCTCTCCGAACTGGCCGCTTTCGGTGGGGCGGTGCACCTGGTTTACGGCAACAACCCCGGTGACAAGCATCTGATTTCCCAGTTCTGTGGCACCAGGTTTCCCGGTCTGACCCACCACGGCGACTTCGGCGCTTTAGAGGCGGCGGGCCTGAAGTTCGCCTTCACCCATTACCCCCAACTGGCCCGGGGCATGGCGGCCCAAGGTAACTTCGATGTGGTCTGCTGCGGCCACAATCATCGCTATCAGGTGGAAAAAATCGGGGAGACCCTGCTGATCAATCCCGGCGAGCTGCTGGGCAAAGACGACCAGCCCGGGTTTGCCGTGCTGGACGCGCTAAGCCGTCAGGTGGAGCGGGTGGAAATCGGCGATCGCCGCCAGGCCGGAGTGGATGGGAAATAA
- the rlmB gene encoding 23S rRNA (guanosine(2251)-2'-O)-methyltransferase RlmB — MTRQPQKHAPGRKRDAGDRNLHAATTAWGFHAVYALLSHRPATVAQLFISPRRDDQRIRELLELAARHGIPVHTEIPADLNLEEEISHQGVVARVKATGQPTLEGLLASLQPKENQLLLALDSIQDPRNLGAIIRTAAAFGADGLLIPKDRSAPLTGTVMKAAAGTLPLLTICRVTNLSQSLAQLKKHGFWIYGAGGQAPQQLHQTSFSGPICLVMGNEQKGLRPLVSRHCDHLVAIPMAAGVESLNVAVATGVILSEIRRQQN, encoded by the coding sequence ATGACCAGGCAGCCCCAAAAACATGCGCCAGGCCGGAAGCGTGACGCCGGCGACCGGAACCTTCATGCCGCCACCACCGCCTGGGGTTTCCATGCCGTTTACGCCCTGCTGAGCCACCGACCCGCCACCGTGGCCCAACTTTTTATCAGCCCGCGAAGGGATGACCAGCGCATCCGGGAGCTGCTGGAACTGGCCGCCCGGCATGGCATTCCGGTACACACGGAGATCCCGGCGGATTTGAACCTGGAAGAGGAAATCAGCCACCAGGGCGTGGTGGCCCGGGTGAAGGCCACGGGCCAGCCGACCCTGGAAGGCCTGCTGGCCAGCCTGCAGCCAAAAGAAAACCAGCTGCTGCTGGCCCTGGACTCCATCCAGGACCCGCGCAACCTGGGCGCCATCATACGTACCGCCGCCGCCTTCGGGGCCGACGGCCTGCTCATCCCCAAAGACCGCAGCGCCCCGCTCACCGGCACGGTGATGAAGGCCGCCGCCGGCACCCTGCCCTTGCTGACGATATGCCGGGTGACCAACTTAAGCCAGTCCCTGGCGCAACTCAAAAAACATGGCTTCTGGATTTACGGCGCCGGCGGCCAGGCCCCGCAGCAATTGCATCAAACCAGCTTCAGCGGCCCGATCTGCCTGGTGATGGGTAACGAACAGAAAGGTTTGCGCCCCCTGGTCAGCCGCCACTGCGACCACCTGGTGGCCATCCCCATGGCCGCCGGGGTGGAATCCCTCAACGTGGCGGTGGCCACCGGGGTAATCTTAAGCGAAATCCGCCGCCAGCAAAACTGA